AACGTCTTGCTAAAGTTCCGGGGTAGGAGCGCATGCGTGCCCGTCAGCACCTCTCTacccttccagaggaattccctacagaacagaacagaagaaagaACAATTTCTCGTTACTGTCCCAgacaggagtatatgtgagcctcgccaggccacctctctgtcTTCAGAAGAGATCTCCATTAACTGGATACCAGATGTTATAAAGGCACTACTtacctatggaggcctcctccaccaggtgcttGCTAATAGTTTTAGTGCAGCAGTTCACTGCAGTGCTCCAGGGACTGAGGCTCACTCTGAGGCCTTGGGACATCTCAAGGTGCGCACCCCctagagtggctctccagcccagagccctggagcGAATGCCGGCTTTAGAATTTCCAGCAGTCTGGTCTGGCAGGGTCATCTCACTGGGGCCCCCAaaatgttagaccaggacgcaagaaaagaccactggcTCCAATTAagatcaaattaaagcaagcttattatttccacTGGCCGGTCTGCCTCTCCCACCAAAAccacgggaacaagacagcagcagcagctttcctgcagcccagctttatagcccagaatgttacacaaaggggggttacagataacaaaattctgaggagcataacacaaaggctagtttacatttttgctggccctgacatcagaatttatgagggtcattagagcctcagagagggtcattatctgggcagggaaggccaagatttgtgaggtgtcactaaagtatcagagagggctgctatctggtcagagagccaggcatagGTGAGTTCAAGGCaaaggcaggcattccaagcaggttcagaatttgcagcaatttatagtaaagccaaaattatcttttcatggctttgtggcaagatggctcccaattttaagaaaagatcaggttgggtctatcacctAATCCTTTGAGGATTTATTCACTCCCTATGATGCTGGGAACTCTAGAAGCCACATGTTCtttgcatattttcaaatatgcCAATGTTTCCAGTTTTATCCTGTTATAAAGAGGACACATTCTGAGTTTATACAAATTCCACATTGCCACAAAAATACTCCTGAATAGTTTTAGAATTTTGCAGAAATAAGGTATAGAGAAGAAATTATGCTTTCAGCTTTGCTTACAAAACTATATTTGCCCAAATTGCTGTAAACTATAGATGAAGACAAACATTTCcttaaatttggaaaacaaaacattcaaGAACCAAACACATATTAATTGAAAGACAAAACCCCACAGATTCTATCAGTTCAGCCAGTCTTCTGTCTCGTTCTGCGTTAGGTTTTACAAACCCATCAGTTTCTTTGTTAGAGTTCTGTTTTTTATTCAGTCCACTGGTCCTAAAGTTATCAGACACTTGTATTCAGGAATACTTGTTAGAAGAGTGTTCCCCGCCCCACCCCATGAATCTGATTGCAAATGGTTTTAGAGAACAAtcaaaacttatgaattacaaaagaTTCAGAATAGACATGGCTACAACTTGATGACAGTTCAGCAGTTGACAAagaaattcagttatttttattgtGCACACATCATTTTAAGATAACAATTATGACTGAAATTGTCATGCCAGGACCATTGGACTTTTGTAAATTTCACAAAGTCTCTAGAATTTTTGTATCAGTAACTTATCTGGATTGGATGTAACATAAAGGAGGTTTAGCATCACTTTATGGATTGAAAGTGGATCCCAGGAAATGTGTTCATCATCTCTGCAAGATGAGAACTACAGCTTTTAAGGATTTCCAGTAGTCCAACTGGAAAATCTCAAAATTGGAAAGACTTAACTAAGAATACTGATCCCAAGGAAGCATGCCAAAGACATCAAAGAATTAAAACATTTGatcaaggccctaaacaacttagtgaaccctgtttcaaactaaaaaataaaaagggctgggaatgtggctcagtggttactcacccctgagttcaatccacagttccaaaaaaaaaaaaaaatcaaaataggacCATTGGTCTTCATGAAACAGTAGGCATTCATTAAACCAAAGTGAtagttaaaagattttaaaaggaagagaTATCATAAAACAGAAACCTTAACTATTCTAAGGCTCGGTTTGTTTCCATTAACAAGAAACCTAAGAAAGATATCAcgaaaaagaaaatctggaaaaaacATAAAGTCTGTGTTTCCTGGACCATTTACCAAAAAGTCATGAAAAACGTTCTACGGCATGAGTACTTCTACTTATGGGAAGCTCATCCAGACAATCTGGAAGGCACATCTGGAAAATGTGTCAACAAGAACACCAGTGCCCTGATCAGGGCAGTGACTGACTCTGGGAAATGTTAAAAGCACGTCAAATGATCTGGTCACATGGACCAATTCAAAGACATTGAGAAAAGCCAAGAGTAACGAATCAAAGGCTGGGgctgcaactcagtggtagagtgtttgcctagcctgtgtgaggccctgggttcaatcctcagtgccacactaaataaataaacaaagagacataaataaaggtattgtatccatctacaactaaaaaaaaaaaaagaaaagaagaatcatTATCAAGGCTGTCAGGCCACAATAAGCAGAGTCAGCACAGGGGAGAAAAATAAGCTATGGTAACTGACTAAAATATTGGGGAGTCACTGATTAAATGGGAGATGTTAAACAAGAAAAGCTGCAGTGCAGATAGTGgttgaaaatcaaataaaaactgatttcaaaattttaaatctaatcctcttgtaaaacatttttctttttcttttttcttttcttcttttttttttttaattttgagaggggggtcttgctatattgccatggctggccttgaactgctgGGCTcaggggatcctcctgcctcagtctcctgagaagcTGGTGTTACAGGTGCATGCTGCTGCAATGGATTACTTGCAGATTTTTACTAAGGGCCAATCAATATTCCGAGAGAACTATGTTGCTTTAAACTTAAAGAATCAGATTCTGGTTTTATCTCAGATTATTAATGgtcaaattttagaaaaacacatAGGTAATTTTCTTCTAGTTATGGCCAAATTGTTCACACACAGATTTTCTTTCATAAGATTCATCCTTCACCATGCAAAATTCTTTCTCATGCAAAAAATACTTTATAGTTTTAGCTTTCCTTACCAGATGTCCTTGTGCCCGCTTTTGGCCTTTACCTCTTTCTCCACCACTTATTGGCTCCTTTCTGCCCcgttttgttttcttccataaaTCTACCCTTTGAAACAATCCTTAAAACAATTTccaaattagaattatttttttcctcaataaaaaagtcattttatctcttatagtttttcttataaaaacacaTTATAATTTTCTGACAcactttatataataaaatatatgtatgacatatatacaacaaaaatataagtaatatatgTGATACATGTAAACCGTATTAATGTGTGTATATAGTagttataatatgtatataatatatgtatataatatgtattttatatatatataaatgttaaatcTTGGTAACGTGAATTCCAGTAATGTTAAATTCCAGTAACGTATCCACTAACGTAAATTCCAGTGGGGAAAAACCTGGAACGTAAGCAATTTTGATCTGTTTGCTATCTTTCAACAaattattaacatatatataaattataatatatataatttattttatatatatatatatatatatatatatatatatatatatatatattctgtttttttggttgtttggtactggagattgaactcttgggtgctttaccactgagctacatccccaaacatCACCCCCATCCTCTTTctttttgagattgggtcttgctaagatgccaaggctggccttaaacttgcaaccAACctacctcagccacctgagtttctggaattacaggcatgggccaccacagcAGGCATATgtgtacattttttaattttactttttgctttttgtagtgctggggatggaaaccaggatctcacacatactaggtaaactctctactgctgagcaacaCCCACAGTCTGTATcagtacatattttataatttatattataacaTGTGCTCTctcatagagaaaaaaaagaatgtggattaGAACATATTTATTAAGAGACCCAAATATATTGCCTTTCCTATAGAATTAATGAAGCcaaatatatttgaatacataTGTATCAATTGATGTCTTAGTATTTTAACTTTGATATGATTCAGTCATTATGTAGTTTAACATAACATAAAACTTGGCATAAAAAGTTCATTCATAAACATTTATCTCCTTTACATtgacacaatttattttaaaaataatatctggaCTATTTGTGAAAACAGATATTAGAtaattatagttttcattttaagttatttctttGTCAAGGAAATATGTGCTTGATATCTAGAAAACAGAGGATACTGCATTGCATGCTTAGgtcaaaattaaacttttttgatCTTAAACATCTAACAGAGATAAATATAGCCCTTCCTCACCAGCACACCCAGGCAAGCATGTAACTAACAGTTCTGAAGacattttcacttttaatatttaaaaccagTTTATTTATCAAGGATTTACTCAAGTCATGTGAATTAAAAAGCATTTTGGTTAGTTACTATAATCTGAACAGTGTCAAGTTATATGAGTGGTCCTTTACTCATAAGCCCATGCAAATAGAATTCCTATGATTTTACTATATGGATACAACATACaactattttctttcataagCTTCATCCTTCAACATACAACttgtacacacacataccatgCATGATATCTACAAATGACAATCTTGCAATTTAAAATGTTAGtcaccagctgggcacagtggtgcatgcctataatctcagtggctcaggaggcggagacaggagattgcaagttcaaagccagcctcagcaaaagggagttACTaaactactcagtgagaccctatctctaaataaaatacaaaatagggctggggatgtggctcggtggttgagtgcccctgagttcaatccccagtaccaataaaaataattagtcaccaaacagaaaaatagaatagTATAGATTCACTGGCTTATAAAAAGATGATTGaaaccaaattatatttttgacaAAAGGGACAACTTAAAGTGACCTGTTCATATGGATAAACTTTTAAGATTTTCATGTGACCTGAAAGCCAtggaccatattttctttctttttttttttttttcctggccgaGGTGGTATATGAGGCAATTTTTATGCTGGGCAGAGAGATTTTTTACTATTGCTCAAGATTTCATCTAAGGCAGAGAggaggtgtttgtttttttttttaaagccagaacAGTTTTATCACCCTAAGCTGTTAAAGCTAGGCAAATCTAAATTTTCATTTCCAGGAAGAATGACTTGTGTGTCTCCGTTGCCATGGAGCTGCTGTAAATTGCAAAACCACCATTAGaagtttttctcttcttctctattGGTTGATGTGCGTGAAAAAAACCTTTTAGGTGGGCTGGGGGAGAGGGTGTTGGAGAAGAGGACCAGCACTGGCTGGCCAGGCTTTGGTGTGTGCATTTCATTTGTCTTTCTCTTAATGTAAAGCAGACTCCATATAgaccaaggggaaaaaatagagaaataaaaagctaaaCAGCCTTTACATGTTACCTCTATAATTGCAGTTGAAGAAGTAACCTTTCCCCCTATTCTTTCCATGAAAATGGACCACAGTGTTGTCAGATGAAGTGCCTCAAAACACAGCTTCTTTATGGGCCTTAGGATTTTGCTTCTTATCAGTGTCTGGAGGGCTAAGAAAATCCCTTAAATTCTGTCAGGGAATTTTAAATGCATGGTCAGTGTGTCTTGCTTTGACTGGGTGTACACAGGATTCCATCTGTACTTGGCGATGGCCTTTGTGCAAGGTCATGGTTCCTGCGGTCCTCTGTGAACAGTGCATGCGTGAAATCCGCTCCTTCAGAACCTTCTGCTTTGCTTCTTTAATTTGGCTAGACTTTGACAAAAGTGAcccattttgattctgacaagTTAGACATCTTCCAACAGGCCAGGAGGAGCTGTTCTGGCCCAGGGAAGCCAAGGGGTGGTTGTAGAGATatggatggggagagagagagagagatgagagagagagagagagagagagagagagagagagagagagagagaaatagatagatggatagatatgGGTTTCACTCCTAATAGGAATAGCAGCGGTAGATGGGCTGGGCCCAGTCCTTTAAAAATTGGTATCTCCCTTAATTCTCAAACCTGCCCAGGCAGGAGGGACACTGTCAACTCCATTTGGGTGGGAGAACCAAGGCTCAGGGTAGTGGAGTAGAGGAGTCATAAAGTCTTGACTCTAGGGACCATACTTTGAATTTACCATGTACCAGTTTGTCTGGTAGAGTGTGTTCTCACACATACACGCAGGCACACAGAGTTTGGTGACAAATTGGTTTATTCAGAAAAGACTCCCAGGAGTGTGCAGCTGGGAGCTAAGCAGGGGGCCAGAGGTGGTAGGGAAGGGCAGGAGTGGGGACTCAGCTGTGCAGGTAGTCAGGGGAAGAGGCCGGGCAGAGGTGCCCCCGGGTTTGGTCTTCTTTTCTGGGTCAGGAGAGAAGGGCTCCTAGCTTGCCCCTGGGATGGACTGGGACTGTTTTCTGGATTGCAGGGAACTTGGTGGGGGCTGGGAGAGAGGGTGTTGGAGTAGAGGACCAGCACTGGCTGGCCAGGCTTTGGGGATGAGGAGCCTCAGCAACTGGGCTTCTTCCCACGGCACAGAAAATTGGGATAGAACTGGTACTTCCTATTGTAGGTTTTCAGGTTTTGAGCAAAACAGTAGGCAGCAGTTTTATCACACTGACACAGCTGACTCCTACAGTAGCCCTGGTTTGCTgaaattacaagaaaataaacaCCGGATGGGAGTTTAATAGTCTGTGGCTTCTCCTGGGGGGAGAGGACCTCGCCCATCCTCCAGATGCTCCTTTTCCCGACATTGCTGACAGGTGGGGAGGCAGGTCCCCGGCCCATCGCAGACACAGAGCCCTGCACACCACACCAGAGGACGCAGGCCTTCCCATTGGCCACCCTCTGGAGGGCGGTGCAGCCCCACCAATCATGGGGTGGATCGTGATTGGCGTAAGACAGGTCCTCCCTTTCTCCTTGACAATGATTGGTCTCTAAATAGCAGGTAACATTGGTCTGGCCAATGAGCGCGAGTCTGCTGGAGGCTTCTGGGAAGCATTCATTTCCTCCCTTGGAAAAGGGAGTTGCACAGTGGGAAAGCCTGCCAGGGTGAGGCCTGGGTGCCTGGAGCTGCGGCATGTGTCTTGACTACACTTAGATTGTAGGACCTGCCAACTCTGAGAGCTGATGATGGGGAAAAGCAGCCCCAGGCCTGACTGCAGTTGGGAGAATTCTTACTCTGAGAGTCAGGCAGCCCCAATATCCGAACCAGTGGTGGTTTGGGCATCTTGTGTCTGGGCCCTAAAACCTGCTAACATACATGCCCCTACGGAGAGGTCACCATTGCAAGAGACAATTTCTGATCTTATGATTCATGCTATGGGTGGGAGTTCATGCCCTCTCCCAATTACACTGGACCCACTGTCTGGGGTCACTAAGCAGTCTTTCTGGCTGCCACCCATCTCCATCCTCCCCTTCAGATTCAAGCTTTCTCCATGTATGTGCCTCCACTACCTCTCTCCACTTTGCTTCCCACCCATACCTAACCCACTCTAACCTGGTTTCGCCCTCATGCTCAAGGAGAGCACCTTCTCCTGAAGTCCTGAACAACCTTCTTGCCCCACAGTCTGGAGAAACCCTGTCCCTCTAATGTGGCCTCCTCTGTTAAACTGCTGCTGTTAATCATCTCCTCAATGGCACCTtgacattctcagtccttttccCTGCTTTCTGTCTAATCCATTGGCCTCGTTCAGGGGCCTTGATTGAGCACACCCAACTTCCAATTCTCCTCTGCTAAATCTGAGTATGTCCCCAGTCCATACCACACACTGAGCTGCAAGTGTTCACACCCAGCTGGCTGCTGGCCATTGCCCAGGGAGGGTGTCTGGAGACCCTATTCTCTGAGTATTCTAATTAGAATTGTTCCTCCTACAACCCAGCAGAACAACATCCGGGATCTTTACCTCCATGAAACCATCTGCAGAAATACCCACCCCAAAGCTCATTATCCCCATATCCTCCTCAGGCATCTCCAAGCTGATTCTTCCTCAAAATCATATAGTTGCTTCTTGATTTCATTCCATGCCCCTTCCATCCTGACCACCAGGGCTTTATGCCTGGCTGTTGCTCTTTTGTCTGCAATAGCAGGCTCCCTGGGCCCCATCCATCCTGCACCCAGAGTGAGTCCTCTGAAAAGCAAATGTGCTTCTGTGCAAAGGTGCTAATTAGCTCCCTGTGGCTTTAGGACAAAACTAAGGACACCCTGGCCTGAAAGGTCTGGTTGATCTAGCCCCTGCCTTGCTCACTGGGCAGCACAGAATGACCTGCGGCCCCCTGGGTTCCTTGGCTATACTGTGTGTTCTTCTGGGAATACTCCCACCCTCATCTGACTCCTCACAGCTCAGCTGTCACTGCTTGCAGTGCCATCACTTTGTGATCTCggctttcttgctttcttctcaAGGCAGTGACCGTGTCCCTCTGTGTCCCTATCTCTTGTGTCTAGCACTGTACCTGGCATGGTGGGCAGGGAACAAATGAAAGAGGTAAAGTGGACTGGGTACAGGGCTTTCTTACCTTCACAGATGACTTTGCCTGCTTGGTATTTAAACTTGTAGCTCAGAAATTTTGTGCCACATCCATGTTTCTGCAGATGCTTGTAGCAACAGTCGTGGCGGGCACAGCATCTAGTAGAGGTTGTACCATTAGGGCTGCCTTCCTACAGCTCCAGGGGCCCTGGTGCCGCATCGTCTCCCTCCCACCCTTGATCCTAGGCAGAGACTCAATGGCTATAGAATAGTCTAGAGCAGAGGGTGCGACACACTGACGGCCTGTCCAGCTGGGATATCCCAGGACCTTTGTGTCGATGGGGCACCAGCTCTGTCCTTCCA
This sequence is a window from Marmota flaviventris isolate mMarFla1 chromosome 10, mMarFla1.hap1, whole genome shotgun sequence. Protein-coding genes within it:
- the LOC139707438 gene encoding phospholipase A2, membrane associated-like, with translation MRTLLALAVIMVFGLMWVQGDLFNFNSMISSVTKKNGATNYGAYGCHCGLGGKGTPKDATDRCCARHDCCYKHLQKHGCGTKFLSYKFKYQAGKVICEANQGYCRSQLCQCDKTAAYCFAQNLKTYNRKYQFYPNFLCRGKKPSC